Proteins found in one Candidatus Tisiphia endosymbiont of Beris chalybata genomic segment:
- the sdhD gene encoding succinate dehydrogenase, hydrophobic membrane anchor protein gives MIDNLRTDLTKAKGEGAAKSGASHWWYQRITALILLLCSIWLIFFIKNIINKDLTSVIIILQKPYNIIVLGVLVITSLYHSMLGMRVIIEDYIHCVKLRIGLIISLQIFCIITSASFIVALFYTMIIAEQ, from the coding sequence ATAATTTAAGAACAGACTTGACAAAAGCTAAAGGGGAAGGAGCAGCAAAAAGTGGTGCTAGCCATTGGTGGTATCAAAGAATAACTGCTCTTATTTTACTGCTTTGTTCTATCTGGCTAATATTTTTTATAAAAAATATTATTAACAAGGATTTAACTTCTGTTATTATAATTTTACAAAAACCTTATAATATTATCGTACTAGGAGTCTTGGTGATTACCTCTCTGTATCATTCAATGCTTGGAATGCGGGTTATAATTGAAGACTATATCCATTGTGTAAAACTGCGTATTGGATTGATTATCTCTCTGCAGATATTTTGTATTATAACGTCAGCCTCATTCATAGTAGCATTATTTTATACTATGATTATAGCTGAACAATAG